The following proteins are encoded in a genomic region of Dermatophagoides farinae isolate YC_2012a chromosome 8, ASM2471394v1, whole genome shotgun sequence:
- the Ubr1 gene encoding ubr1 ubiquitin ligase isoform X1: MDNFHLEENKHPQQQQQQSERKLKTSIELSDILKYAKCIDNNLHSDNGESFIDLIEEQWKRIVPELFRPQISTSPQSFDEQRVYEELIKPLECFITGVEQSHELLDKLKNISKPPQLCGRVFKLGEPTYSCRDCSSDPTCVLCVDCFKHSVHRQHRYRISPSSSGYCDCGDPEAWKCDAICSLHAAKRTTDSDLSAILSLMTEQEFNNILIRLRIVIHYVLDYIYLLLKWNQTDLPKRLQTTKRVEKPEVNRYASVLYNDETHTYEHVIYALTKSIKCDNKKATDYANTVDREGRCVIFIGTQERCDTVKSIISDTNRKNEEKVLEVKVLSTHLVAHQTFVTRLMVWIMEMLPICKQFRLVLADYLYQPGHHFQRFNDFQEQSSSMANLSLLEKIMHSDTWFWKSIRILWHKMFMSGLLLDLKPKKQFARLFTQHYPHLLEDFVKDDHEEHVSILSLSVQIYTVPSIARMLIEEENAITILINTFLELNFSYHQQGRFNFSTTPNTPPFRRSYRALRDTHYLLTPKIADLFEWSTDRIRNHFLEGAEAFAKLLKRTQQMETMIRQVVQHIEYEPGRDMSTKFEFILAPLIKSFIEWSITDSQIYLNVFNTGLRLAKDSFDYYANGGDKQNENPVTNSRCTTVRRHYAFRSAMVWDYNVGRKEMSIHTPLSRFLAGLMLHLPEFPDLWNEYNDYSSDDDCGRCRRLTPYRLNAESTMELALRTQVLLGQFRAGMWRRNGYSFINQIHFYLSPSLRATTYDLDILNLQIGAAMLDPNEFMIHVMCKYSVNVILDDREYSPSKRNDDATRHQITLLEEFLRLIYTILVERYTVKLGSVNDDDCCKNEIIQWLCKESMSNSELFAHLNQDYCEKNIEDLILEVAEFRRSLSTSNTAGRYVLKDVYRERFNPFFYHYTRQDQSAAYETQIRIKRDRKEKHLCCPPPPLPDFSEPFRTINQILLCDVTLTLLKCLLEKTIDLKDIYFSDFQFQQCLYLIGIALNEELKYPDRFKFSQRAIDFNIVSLLEQCSTRHILTRVEMHQGLYDWCMDRFKQVMLLHSSSTSSSSSISTDEPQQQLIEQNRNSTTFGHHQEQERSRRRKMAAARQERILQLMQQQQRSFLKENEKYFKENPVSIDNNNSSKNKDVSMTDMTGENDSGELGVAFGARRTTYNNRIMNSDDVFTCILCLESQDVNTNNGRYLLLAGFIQQSTVLSKNRSMPTWKDTENINCMLTRSDHNFCPFINTCTHYMHNDCFEKYFETTMLNERRRSAHRYPRVTYDLHKREFLCPLCETLSNVTIPIMPSLAQPVKPATIAAEMTIDQWLNAMLVILQSCNSIWINDVNDLIYSSGKVPGFSKGFSQLIASLTDDSLKQTMQSFKQEYDLNRQPIIDVDAVESQRDIRGEIVGNFYKTINEKTICPDDALTSGLDAPHDLIQCLNWSISYTLQVMERSMRLDERKRLSMDQMVDTRQYQCLKALIKMARVQSNFMHTLNQRRVFLYLMNYLLVTTVYQSSPYHLLDVDAFTLLISLMITSPSFFVDDSPNNQSNRLFWVHHQDDRSKHQKNFIMPIGNNFERNIIELMLTFHIVQIVLTNDNLVDSTPIDEPMDVDGNECTSSSQLKSDDDDSKSNSPNNSPLLVASFCKDILIAAGHKFSEDELMANASQIEAFIKQRTLPFLRSSALFAYFLTEIRWPERLWNQSKDKNITTTIEYDLLCRYLAIERDLGLLLQSINLRHLCLIWTRHQKLSTLFEQPTAGTVRTCLSSSNLYLRQPHEINRLVKLPYDFSDLINSVVNFTCPNSNGGESRYPTMCLICGEILCSQNYCCQHRVGKESVGACTYHSQQCSASMGIFLRIRDNKILLLTSRSRGCYLASPYVDKFGETDSGLCRGHPMFLSEPAYEQLYKIWFRHGIPEQIVHLMETSNSLPSINWNMM; the protein is encoded by the exons gatgaacaGCGTGTGTATGAAGAATTGATCAAACCACTCGAATGTTTCATTACGGGTGTGGAACAATCACATGAATTATTggataaattaaaaaacatttcGAAACCACCACAATTATGTGGACGAGTTTTTAAATTAGGTGAACCAACTTATAGTTGTCGTGATTGTTCATCGGATCCTACATGTGTATTGTGTGTTGATTGTTTTAAACACAG TGTACATCGTCAACATCGTTATAGGATTAGTCCATCAAGTTCAGGATATTGTGATTGTGGTGATCCTGAAGCTTGGAAATGTGATGCTATTTGTTCATTGCATGCAGCAAAAAGAACCACAGATTCTGATTTATCCGCCATCCTATCATTGATGACCGAACAagaattcaataatattcTAATCCGATTACGAATTGTCATTCATTATGTACTTGATTATATCTATTTGTTGCTCAAATGGAATCAAACAGATCTACCGAAACgattacaaacaacaaaacgggTGGAAAAACCTGAAGTTAATCGATACGCATCTGTCttatacaatgatgaaactCATACCTATGAACATGTTATTTATGCATTGACAAAATCCATCAAATGCGATAACAAAAAAGCTACCGATTATGCAAACACTGTCGATCGTGAAGGACGTTGTGTCATATTTATTGGAACACAAGAACGATGCGATACTGTGAAATCTATTATTAGCGAtacaaatcgaaaaaatgagGAGAAAGTTCTTGAAGTTAAAGTTCTTAGCACACATCTGGTAGCTCATCAAACATTTGTCACCCGATTGATGGTATGGATAATGGAAATGTTACCGATTTGTAAACAATTTCGTCTGGTATTGGCCGATTATCTTTATCAACCTGGTCATCATTTTCAGCGGTTCAATGATTTCCAAGAACAATCATCGTCGATGGCCAATCTAagtttattggaaaaaattatgcATTCGGATACTTGGTTCTGGAAATCGATTCGTATCTTATGGCATAAAATGTTCATGTCTGGTTTGTTGCTTGATCTgaagccaaaaaaacaatttgccCGATTATTCACACAACATTATCCACATTTACTTGAAGATTTCGTTAAAGATGATCATGAAGAACATGTAtcgatattatcattatcggtACAAATCTACACCGTTCCATCGATCGCTAGAATGTTGATTGAAGAGGAAAATGCAATCACTATTCTAATCAATACTTTtcttgaattaaatttttcttaccATCAACAGGGACGTTTCAATTTCTCCACAACGCCAAATACACCACCCTTCAGACGATCGTATCGTGCGTTACGAGATACACATTATCTCCTTACACCGAAAATTGCTGATTTATTCGAATGGTCAACTGATCGTATTCGCAATCATTTTCTTGAAGGTGCCGAAGCATTTGCTAAATTATTGAAACGAACACAACAAATGGAAACAATGATACGACAAGTAGTTCAACACATTGAATACGAACCTGGTCGTGATATGTCAAcgaaatttgaattcatacTGGCACCATTGATTAAATCGTTCATTGAATGGTCGATTACCGACTCTCAAATCtatttgaatgttttcaaCACTGGCTTACGTTTAGCAAAAgattcattcgattattatgCCAATGGCGGTGATAAACAGAACGAGAATCCGGTTACCAATTCACGATGTACCACTGTTCGACGTCATTATGCATTTCGATCAGCCATGGTTTGGGATTATAATGTCGGTCGAAAAGAGATGAGCATTCATACACCATTATCACGATTTTTAGCTGGCCTAATGTTACATTTACCGGAATTTCCCGATCTTtggaatgaatataatgattatagcagtgatgatgattgtggtcGTTGTCGTCGATTAACACCATATCGATTGAACGCTGAATCAACAATGGAATTAGCTTTGCGTACACAAGTATTGCTTGGACAATTTCGTGCTGGAATGTGGCGTCGAAACGGCTATTcgtttatcaatcaaattcatttctatCTAAGCCCTAGTCTACGTGCTACAACCTATGATTTGGACATTTTAAATCTACAAATTGGTGCTGCTATGCTCGATCCAAATGAATTCATGATACATGTAATGTGTAAATATTCGGTCAATGTTATATTGGATGATCGTGAATATTCACCAAGTAAAcgtaatgatgatgccacTAGACATCAGATTACATTATTGGAAGAATTTCTTCGTCTTATTTATACGATTCTAGTCGAACGCTATACCGTGAAGCTTGGTTCCGTAAACGACGATGATTGTTGTAAGAATGAAATCATACAATGGTTATGTAAAGAATCAATGTCGAATTCTGAATTGTTTGCACATCTTAACCAAGATTATTGTGAGAAAAACATTGAAGATTTAATATTGGAAGTAGCAGAATTTCGTCGTTCATTATCCACCTCGAACACGGCTGGCCGCTACGTATTGAAAGATGTGTATCGTGAACGTTTCAATCCATTTTTCTATCATTACACTCGTCAGGATCAATCGGCTGCATACGAAACACAGATACGAATCAAACGTGATCGAAAGGAAAAACATCTTTGCtgtccaccaccaccgttGCCCGATTTTAGTGAACCATTTCGAACGATTAATCAGATTCTTTTATGCGATGTAACATTGACATTATTGAAATGTCTGCTGGAGAAAACGATCGATCTTAaggatatttatttttccgattttcaatttcaacaatgtCTTTATCTGATTGGTATTGCGTTGAATGAAGAGCTTAAATATCCAGACCGTTTCAAATTTAGCCAACGCGCCATAGATTTTaatattgtttcattattggAACAATGTTCTACTCGCCACATTTTGACACGTGTAGAAATGCATCAAGGCCTTTATGATTGGTGTATGGATCGTTTCAAACAAGTGATGCTgctacattcatcatcaacatcgtcatcatcatcgatttcgaCAGAtgaaccacaacaacaattgattgaacagAATCGAAATTCTACAACATTCGGTCATCATCAGGAACAAGAACGTTCCAGACGACGAAAAATGGCGGCAGCTCGTCAAGAACGAATTTTACAGCtaatgcaacaacaacagcgttcatttttgaaagaaaatgaaaaatatttcaaagaAAATCCCGTTTCTATCGATAACAATAATAGCAGCAAGAACAAAGATGTTTCAATGACCGATATGACCGGTGAAAATGATTCCGGCGAACTTGGTGTTGCATTTGGAGCACGACGTACTACTTATAATAATAGAATAATGAATTCGGATGATGTATTCACCTGTATATTGTGTTTGGAAAGCCAGGATGTGAATACAAATAATGGTCGATATTTACTTTTAGCCGGTTTTATACAACAATCGACTGTTTTGTCGAAAAATCGTTCGATGCCAACATGGAAAGATACGGAAAATATTAATTGTATGCTAACAAGATCGGATCATAATTTCTGTCCATTCATAAATACATGCACTCATTATATGcataatgattgttttgaaaaatatttcgaaACAACCATGCTGAATGAACGTCGACGATCAGCACATCGTTATCCACGTGTTACATATGATCTACATAAACGGGAATTTCTTTGTCCATTGTGTGAAACATTATCCAATGTCACTATACCGATTATGCCATCATTAGCACAGCCTGTAAAACCGGCAACAATTGCCGCTGAAATGACAATAGATCAATGGCTTAATGCAATGTTGGTTATATTACAAAGCTGTAATTCGATTTGGATCAACGATGTCAATGATCTAA TTTATTCATCAGGCAAAGTTCCTGGATTTTCTAAAGGTTTTTCTCAATTAATCGCTTCATTGACCgatgattcattgaaacaaacgATGCAATCCTTCAAGCAAGAATATGATCTAAATAGACAACCGATTATCGATGTGGATGCTGTCGAATCACAACGTGATATTCGTGGTGAAATTGTGGGCAATTTTTATAAAAcgataaacgaaaaaactaTC TGTCCTGATGATGCATTAACATCCGGATTAGATGCTCCtcatgatttgattcaatgtttAAATTGGTCGATATCGTATACACTTCAAGTGATGGAACGTTCAATGCGGCTTGATGAACGAAAACGTTTGTCAATGGATCAGATGGTCGATACGCGTCAATATCAATGTCTAAAAGCATTGATCAAGATGGCTCGTgtacaatcaaattttatgCATACCTTAAATCAACGACGtgtatttttgtatttaatGAACTACCTGCTTGTCACAACTGTCTATCAATCAAGTCCTTACCATCTATTAGATGTTGATGCATTTACATTGTTAATTTCCTTAATGATAActtcaccatcatttttCGTCGATGATTCACCCAATAATCAATCTAATCGTTTATTTTGGGTACATCACCAAGATGATCGAAGTAAACaccagaaaaattttattatgcccattggcaataattttgaacgaaatatcattgaattaATGCTAACTTTTCACATTGTACAG ATTGTGTtgacaaatgataatttagtCGATTCGACACCAATTGATGAACCAATGGATGTGGATGGCAATGAatgtacatcatcatcacagttgaaatccgatgatgatgactcaaaatcaaattcaccCAACAACAGTCCTTTGTTGGTGGCTTCGTTCTGTAAAGACATCTTGATTGCTGCTGGTCATAAATTTTCTGAAGATGAATTGATGGCAAATGCAAGCCAAATTGAAGCTTTCATTAAACAACGTACATTACCGTTTCTTCGATCGAGTGCACTATTTGCGTATTTCTTGACCGAAATTCGATGGCCAGAACGATTGTGGAATCAAAGTAAAGATAAAAACATCACTACAACAATTGAATATGACCTGCTATGCCGATATCTGGCCATTGAGCGTGATCTCGGTTTGTTATTGCAATCGATCAATCTACGTCATTTGTGTCTGATTTGGACACGACACCAAAAGCTATCGACTTTATTTGAACAACCAACTGCTGGTACTGTTCGAACATGTTTGTCCTCATCGAATCTCTACCTACGACAGCCACATGAAATCAATCGTTTGGTGAAGTTGCCATACGATTTTAGTGATCTCATCAATTCGGTGGTTAATTTTACCTGTCCGAATTCGAATGGTGGTGAAAGTCGTTATCCAACCATGTGTTTGATATGTGGAGAAATTCTTTGTTCACAAAATTATTGCTGCCAACATCGTGTGGGTAAAGAATCGGTGGGCGCCTGTACCTATCATTCACAACAATGTTCGGCTTCGATGGGCATTTTTCTTCGTATACGTGATAACAAGATTCTGTTGTTGACATCCCGAAGTCGAG GTTGTTATCTTGCATCACCATATGTGGATAAATTTGGTGAAACCGATTCCGGTCTTTGCCGTGGTCATCCAATGTTTCTTTCCGAACCGGCATATGAACAATTATATAAAATATGGTTTCGCCACGGTATACCTGAGCAAATTGTTCATCTAATGGAAACATCGAATTCATTACCAAGCATTAATTGGAATATGATgtga
- the Ubr1 gene encoding ubr1 ubiquitin ligase isoform X2 produces the protein MDNFHLEENKHPQQQQQQSERKLKTSIELSDILKYAKCIDNNLHSDNGESFIDLIEEQWKRIVPELFRPQISTSPQSFDEQRVYEELIKPLECFITGVEQSHELLDKLKNISKPPQLCGRVFKLGEPTYSCRDCSSDPTCVLCVDCFKHSVHRQHRYRISPSSSGYCDCGDPEAWKCDAICSLHAAKRTTDSDLSAILSLMTEQEFNNILIRLRIVIHYVLDYIYLLLKWNQTDLPKRLQTTKRVEKPEVNRYASVLYNDETHTYEHVIYALTKSIKCDNKKATDYANTVDREGRCVIFIGTQERCDTVKSIISDTNRKNEEKVLEVKVLSTHLVAHQTFVTRLMVWIMEMLPICKQFRLVLADYLYQPGHHFQRFNDFQEQSSSMANLSLLEKIMHSDTWFWKSIRILWHKMFMSGLLLDLKPKKQFARLFTQHYPHLLEDFVKDDHEEHVSILSLSVQIYTVPSIARMLIEEENAITILINTFLELNFSYHQQGRFNFSTTPNTPPFRRSYRALRDTHYLLTPKIADLFEWSTDRIRNHFLEGAEAFAKLLKRTQQMETMIRQVVQHIEYEPGRDMSTKFEFILAPLIKSFIEWSITDSQIYLNVFNTGLRLAKDSFDYYANGGDKQNENPVTNSRCTTVRRHYAFRSAMVWDYNVGRKEMSIHTPLSRFLAGLMLHLPEFPDLWNEYNDYSSDDDCGRCRRLTPYRLNAESTMELALRTQVLLGQFRAGMWRRNGYSFINQIHFYLSPSLRATTYDLDILNLQIGAAMLDPNEFMIHVMCKYSVNVILDDREYSPSKRNDDATRHQITLLEEFLRLIYTILVERYTVKLGSVNDDDCCKNEIIQWLCKESMSNSELFAHLNQDYCEKNIEDLILEVAEFRRSLSTSNTAGRYVLKDVYRERFNPFFYHYTRQDQSAAYETQIRIKRDRKEKHLCCPPPPLPDFSEPFRTINQILLCDVTLTLLKCLLEKTIDLKDIYFSDFQFQQCLYLIGIALNEELKYPDRFKFSQRAIDFNIVSLLEQCSTRHILTRVEMHQGLYDWCMDRFKQVMLLHSSSTSSSSSISTDEPQQQLIEQNRNSTTFGHHQEQERSRRRKMAAARQERILQLMQQQQRSFLKENEKYFKENPVSIDNNNSSKNKDVSMTDMTGENDSGELGVAFGARRTTYNNRIMNSDDVFTCILCLESQDVNTNNGRYLLLAGFIQQSTVLSKNRSMPTWKDTENINCMLTRSDHNFCPFINTCTHYMHNDCFEKYFETTMLNERRRSAHRYPRVTYDLHKREFLCPLCETLSNVTIPIMPSLAQPVKPATIAAEMTIDQWLNAMLVILQSCNSIWINDVNDLSKVPGFSKGFSQLIASLTDDSLKQTMQSFKQEYDLNRQPIIDVDAVESQRDIRGEIVGNFYKTINEKTICPDDALTSGLDAPHDLIQCLNWSISYTLQVMERSMRLDERKRLSMDQMVDTRQYQCLKALIKMARVQSNFMHTLNQRRVFLYLMNYLLVTTVYQSSPYHLLDVDAFTLLISLMITSPSFFVDDSPNNQSNRLFWVHHQDDRSKHQKNFIMPIGNNFERNIIELMLTFHIVQIVLTNDNLVDSTPIDEPMDVDGNECTSSSQLKSDDDDSKSNSPNNSPLLVASFCKDILIAAGHKFSEDELMANASQIEAFIKQRTLPFLRSSALFAYFLTEIRWPERLWNQSKDKNITTTIEYDLLCRYLAIERDLGLLLQSINLRHLCLIWTRHQKLSTLFEQPTAGTVRTCLSSSNLYLRQPHEINRLVKLPYDFSDLINSVVNFTCPNSNGGESRYPTMCLICGEILCSQNYCCQHRVGKESVGACTYHSQQCSASMGIFLRIRDNKILLLTSRSRGCYLASPYVDKFGETDSGLCRGHPMFLSEPAYEQLYKIWFRHGIPEQIVHLMETSNSLPSINWNMM, from the exons gatgaacaGCGTGTGTATGAAGAATTGATCAAACCACTCGAATGTTTCATTACGGGTGTGGAACAATCACATGAATTATTggataaattaaaaaacatttcGAAACCACCACAATTATGTGGACGAGTTTTTAAATTAGGTGAACCAACTTATAGTTGTCGTGATTGTTCATCGGATCCTACATGTGTATTGTGTGTTGATTGTTTTAAACACAG TGTACATCGTCAACATCGTTATAGGATTAGTCCATCAAGTTCAGGATATTGTGATTGTGGTGATCCTGAAGCTTGGAAATGTGATGCTATTTGTTCATTGCATGCAGCAAAAAGAACCACAGATTCTGATTTATCCGCCATCCTATCATTGATGACCGAACAagaattcaataatattcTAATCCGATTACGAATTGTCATTCATTATGTACTTGATTATATCTATTTGTTGCTCAAATGGAATCAAACAGATCTACCGAAACgattacaaacaacaaaacgggTGGAAAAACCTGAAGTTAATCGATACGCATCTGTCttatacaatgatgaaactCATACCTATGAACATGTTATTTATGCATTGACAAAATCCATCAAATGCGATAACAAAAAAGCTACCGATTATGCAAACACTGTCGATCGTGAAGGACGTTGTGTCATATTTATTGGAACACAAGAACGATGCGATACTGTGAAATCTATTATTAGCGAtacaaatcgaaaaaatgagGAGAAAGTTCTTGAAGTTAAAGTTCTTAGCACACATCTGGTAGCTCATCAAACATTTGTCACCCGATTGATGGTATGGATAATGGAAATGTTACCGATTTGTAAACAATTTCGTCTGGTATTGGCCGATTATCTTTATCAACCTGGTCATCATTTTCAGCGGTTCAATGATTTCCAAGAACAATCATCGTCGATGGCCAATCTAagtttattggaaaaaattatgcATTCGGATACTTGGTTCTGGAAATCGATTCGTATCTTATGGCATAAAATGTTCATGTCTGGTTTGTTGCTTGATCTgaagccaaaaaaacaatttgccCGATTATTCACACAACATTATCCACATTTACTTGAAGATTTCGTTAAAGATGATCATGAAGAACATGTAtcgatattatcattatcggtACAAATCTACACCGTTCCATCGATCGCTAGAATGTTGATTGAAGAGGAAAATGCAATCACTATTCTAATCAATACTTTtcttgaattaaatttttcttaccATCAACAGGGACGTTTCAATTTCTCCACAACGCCAAATACACCACCCTTCAGACGATCGTATCGTGCGTTACGAGATACACATTATCTCCTTACACCGAAAATTGCTGATTTATTCGAATGGTCAACTGATCGTATTCGCAATCATTTTCTTGAAGGTGCCGAAGCATTTGCTAAATTATTGAAACGAACACAACAAATGGAAACAATGATACGACAAGTAGTTCAACACATTGAATACGAACCTGGTCGTGATATGTCAAcgaaatttgaattcatacTGGCACCATTGATTAAATCGTTCATTGAATGGTCGATTACCGACTCTCAAATCtatttgaatgttttcaaCACTGGCTTACGTTTAGCAAAAgattcattcgattattatgCCAATGGCGGTGATAAACAGAACGAGAATCCGGTTACCAATTCACGATGTACCACTGTTCGACGTCATTATGCATTTCGATCAGCCATGGTTTGGGATTATAATGTCGGTCGAAAAGAGATGAGCATTCATACACCATTATCACGATTTTTAGCTGGCCTAATGTTACATTTACCGGAATTTCCCGATCTTtggaatgaatataatgattatagcagtgatgatgattgtggtcGTTGTCGTCGATTAACACCATATCGATTGAACGCTGAATCAACAATGGAATTAGCTTTGCGTACACAAGTATTGCTTGGACAATTTCGTGCTGGAATGTGGCGTCGAAACGGCTATTcgtttatcaatcaaattcatttctatCTAAGCCCTAGTCTACGTGCTACAACCTATGATTTGGACATTTTAAATCTACAAATTGGTGCTGCTATGCTCGATCCAAATGAATTCATGATACATGTAATGTGTAAATATTCGGTCAATGTTATATTGGATGATCGTGAATATTCACCAAGTAAAcgtaatgatgatgccacTAGACATCAGATTACATTATTGGAAGAATTTCTTCGTCTTATTTATACGATTCTAGTCGAACGCTATACCGTGAAGCTTGGTTCCGTAAACGACGATGATTGTTGTAAGAATGAAATCATACAATGGTTATGTAAAGAATCAATGTCGAATTCTGAATTGTTTGCACATCTTAACCAAGATTATTGTGAGAAAAACATTGAAGATTTAATATTGGAAGTAGCAGAATTTCGTCGTTCATTATCCACCTCGAACACGGCTGGCCGCTACGTATTGAAAGATGTGTATCGTGAACGTTTCAATCCATTTTTCTATCATTACACTCGTCAGGATCAATCGGCTGCATACGAAACACAGATACGAATCAAACGTGATCGAAAGGAAAAACATCTTTGCtgtccaccaccaccgttGCCCGATTTTAGTGAACCATTTCGAACGATTAATCAGATTCTTTTATGCGATGTAACATTGACATTATTGAAATGTCTGCTGGAGAAAACGATCGATCTTAaggatatttatttttccgattttcaatttcaacaatgtCTTTATCTGATTGGTATTGCGTTGAATGAAGAGCTTAAATATCCAGACCGTTTCAAATTTAGCCAACGCGCCATAGATTTTaatattgtttcattattggAACAATGTTCTACTCGCCACATTTTGACACGTGTAGAAATGCATCAAGGCCTTTATGATTGGTGTATGGATCGTTTCAAACAAGTGATGCTgctacattcatcatcaacatcgtcatcatcatcgatttcgaCAGAtgaaccacaacaacaattgattgaacagAATCGAAATTCTACAACATTCGGTCATCATCAGGAACAAGAACGTTCCAGACGACGAAAAATGGCGGCAGCTCGTCAAGAACGAATTTTACAGCtaatgcaacaacaacagcgttcatttttgaaagaaaatgaaaaatatttcaaagaAAATCCCGTTTCTATCGATAACAATAATAGCAGCAAGAACAAAGATGTTTCAATGACCGATATGACCGGTGAAAATGATTCCGGCGAACTTGGTGTTGCATTTGGAGCACGACGTACTACTTATAATAATAGAATAATGAATTCGGATGATGTATTCACCTGTATATTGTGTTTGGAAAGCCAGGATGTGAATACAAATAATGGTCGATATTTACTTTTAGCCGGTTTTATACAACAATCGACTGTTTTGTCGAAAAATCGTTCGATGCCAACATGGAAAGATACGGAAAATATTAATTGTATGCTAACAAGATCGGATCATAATTTCTGTCCATTCATAAATACATGCACTCATTATATGcataatgattgttttgaaaaatatttcgaaACAACCATGCTGAATGAACGTCGACGATCAGCACATCGTTATCCACGTGTTACATATGATCTACATAAACGGGAATTTCTTTGTCCATTGTGTGAAACATTATCCAATGTCACTATACCGATTATGCCATCATTAGCACAGCCTGTAAAACCGGCAACAATTGCCGCTGAAATGACAATAGATCAATGGCTTAATGCAATGTTGGTTATATTACAAAGCTGTAATTCGATTTGGATCAACGATGTCAATGATCTAA GCAAAGTTCCTGGATTTTCTAAAGGTTTTTCTCAATTAATCGCTTCATTGACCgatgattcattgaaacaaacgATGCAATCCTTCAAGCAAGAATATGATCTAAATAGACAACCGATTATCGATGTGGATGCTGTCGAATCACAACGTGATATTCGTGGTGAAATTGTGGGCAATTTTTATAAAAcgataaacgaaaaaactaTC TGTCCTGATGATGCATTAACATCCGGATTAGATGCTCCtcatgatttgattcaatgtttAAATTGGTCGATATCGTATACACTTCAAGTGATGGAACGTTCAATGCGGCTTGATGAACGAAAACGTTTGTCAATGGATCAGATGGTCGATACGCGTCAATATCAATGTCTAAAAGCATTGATCAAGATGGCTCGTgtacaatcaaattttatgCATACCTTAAATCAACGACGtgtatttttgtatttaatGAACTACCTGCTTGTCACAACTGTCTATCAATCAAGTCCTTACCATCTATTAGATGTTGATGCATTTACATTGTTAATTTCCTTAATGATAActtcaccatcatttttCGTCGATGATTCACCCAATAATCAATCTAATCGTTTATTTTGGGTACATCACCAAGATGATCGAAGTAAACaccagaaaaattttattatgcccattggcaataattttgaacgaaatatcattgaattaATGCTAACTTTTCACATTGTACAG ATTGTGTtgacaaatgataatttagtCGATTCGACACCAATTGATGAACCAATGGATGTGGATGGCAATGAatgtacatcatcatcacagttgaaatccgatgatgatgactcaaaatcaaattcaccCAACAACAGTCCTTTGTTGGTGGCTTCGTTCTGTAAAGACATCTTGATTGCTGCTGGTCATAAATTTTCTGAAGATGAATTGATGGCAAATGCAAGCCAAATTGAAGCTTTCATTAAACAACGTACATTACCGTTTCTTCGATCGAGTGCACTATTTGCGTATTTCTTGACCGAAATTCGATGGCCAGAACGATTGTGGAATCAAAGTAAAGATAAAAACATCACTACAACAATTGAATATGACCTGCTATGCCGATATCTGGCCATTGAGCGTGATCTCGGTTTGTTATTGCAATCGATCAATCTACGTCATTTGTGTCTGATTTGGACACGACACCAAAAGCTATCGACTTTATTTGAACAACCAACTGCTGGTACTGTTCGAACATGTTTGTCCTCATCGAATCTCTACCTACGACAGCCACATGAAATCAATCGTTTGGTGAAGTTGCCATACGATTTTAGTGATCTCATCAATTCGGTGGTTAATTTTACCTGTCCGAATTCGAATGGTGGTGAAAGTCGTTATCCAACCATGTGTTTGATATGTGGAGAAATTCTTTGTTCACAAAATTATTGCTGCCAACATCGTGTGGGTAAAGAATCGGTGGGCGCCTGTACCTATCATTCACAACAATGTTCGGCTTCGATGGGCATTTTTCTTCGTATACGTGATAACAAGATTCTGTTGTTGACATCCCGAAGTCGAG GTTGTTATCTTGCATCACCATATGTGGATAAATTTGGTGAAACCGATTCCGGTCTTTGCCGTGGTCATCCAATGTTTCTTTCCGAACCGGCATATGAACAATTATATAAAATATGGTTTCGCCACGGTATACCTGAGCAAATTGTTCATCTAATGGAAACATCGAATTCATTACCAAGCATTAATTGGAATATGATgtga